One Mesorhizobium sp. L-2-11 genomic region harbors:
- the cdd gene encoding cytidine deaminase has product MSHDLFEAAKAAMAKAYAPYSKFPVGAALRTEDGRVFSGANVEVASYPEGWCAETTALGHFIMAGGGRITEIAVIAERMAKCSPCGGCRQRLAEFCRPETKLYLCDNAGVVETVTMGEMLPYGFQGDMLK; this is encoded by the coding sequence GTGTCGCATGATCTGTTCGAAGCGGCCAAGGCCGCCATGGCCAAGGCCTATGCGCCCTATTCGAAATTCCCGGTCGGGGCGGCACTGCGCACCGAGGACGGCCGCGTCTTTTCCGGCGCCAACGTCGAGGTAGCGTCCTATCCGGAAGGCTGGTGCGCCGAAACCACGGCGCTCGGCCACTTCATCATGGCCGGCGGCGGCAGGATAACGGAGATCGCTGTCATCGCAGAGCGCATGGCGAAATGCTCGCCCTGCGGCGGCTGCCGGCAGCGGCTGGCCGAATTCTGCCGGCCGGAAACCAAACTCTATCTCTGCGACAATGCCGGCGTGGTCGAAACCGTGACCATGGGCGAGATGCTGCCCTACGGCTTTCAGGGCGACATGTTGAAATGA
- a CDS encoding purine-nucleoside phosphorylase, which produces MKEALDRLVERLDGLAPATGLVLGSGLGGLVDQVEDAVRISYAELPGFPRSGVSGHAGEVVAGRFAGTPVLILSGRAHYYEHGNAAAMRPALEVLAGLGISQLILTNAAGSVDPDMGPGSIMLITDHINFSGSNPLIGEPSDRRFVGLTEAYDAGLRSAIETAAKATDTALHKGVYMWFSGPCFETPAEIRMARVMGANAVGMSTVPEVILARFLGLRVAACSIITNLAAGMTGAELSHQETKDMAPIGGARLATILQRVFQDGLPERKVLA; this is translated from the coding sequence ATGAAGGAAGCGCTTGATCGTCTCGTCGAAAGGCTGGACGGGCTGGCGCCCGCCACCGGGCTGGTGCTGGGTTCGGGTCTTGGCGGGCTTGTCGACCAGGTCGAGGACGCTGTTCGCATTTCCTATGCCGAATTGCCGGGCTTTCCAAGAAGCGGCGTCAGCGGCCACGCCGGCGAGGTGGTGGCGGGGCGTTTTGCCGGCACGCCGGTGCTGATACTGTCCGGCCGCGCGCATTATTACGAGCATGGCAACGCGGCGGCGATGCGGCCGGCGCTGGAAGTGCTCGCCGGCCTCGGCATCTCGCAACTGATCCTCACCAATGCCGCGGGCTCGGTCGATCCGGACATGGGGCCGGGCTCGATAATGCTGATCACCGACCATATCAATTTCTCGGGCTCCAACCCGCTGATCGGCGAGCCGAGCGACCGCCGCTTCGTCGGCCTGACCGAAGCCTATGATGCCGGCCTTCGCTCAGCCATCGAGACGGCCGCGAAGGCGACGGACACCGCGCTGCACAAGGGCGTCTATATGTGGTTTTCCGGGCCGTGCTTCGAGACGCCCGCCGAGATCCGCATGGCGCGCGTCATGGGCGCCAATGCCGTTGGCATGTCGACCGTGCCGGAGGTCATTCTCGCCCGCTTCCTCGGCCTGCGCGTCGCCGCCTGCTCGATCATCACCAATCTCGCCGCAGGGATGACCGGGGCGGAGCTTTCGCACCAGGAGACCAAGGACATGGCGCCGATTGGCGGCGCGCGGCTGGCGACAATCCTCCAGCGTGTGTTCCAGGACGGGTTGCCGGAGCGTAAGGTCCTGGCCTGA